In a single window of the Necator americanus strain Aroian chromosome X, whole genome shotgun sequence genome:
- a CDS encoding hypothetical protein (NECATOR_CHRX.G24345.T1) produces MESLATTIRFVTLNCRTLSSELQQAALFRLLRYLCYGDADENKVGGCAIAVRNDCKNLVEEFGSTSSRCAFARLRDRRGRKLWIVSAHAPTETAEDNNKDAFYDELNALMSKIPSQQVVIVGIDENAKMGLEQQPDMLGKWYYPAESTSDNEESSTPSAHVAGVNPLTPEEQRRWKMRTLKLQLDYVLVRNIPQSDIRKSRAVWNVAFDPDHRPVLLSFKIRLHKRNRGVPLQPKIDMAETKSTYNSVCVARSADDFSQEKRLRRKLRRQLQQDRDNEWTSRSMEFEKAWEDRNPRKAYALLKQYSGKMKRCSPVLNNANGVPVGEAILPIWREHFKTLLNRLAPSTPELEHVHRPTYAVNEEPPTESEVLVCIQKMKNGKSGGDDGISAEMLKYLPPSGIREMTKIIRSIWIDERTPDSWRHAIIISLHKKLSVTDPRNYRGISLLRVMYKVLERIILDRLIKNREETTRDEQAGFRPGPSTIEQVFIVKRVIEICVPPRLLQCRLPYSCLLESSTDGS; encoded by the exons atggaatctttggcaacaaccattcgtttcgtcacgctgaactgccgaacactatcgagtgaactccaacaagccgctctattcagacttctgcgatatctctgt tacggcgatgctgatgagaacaaagtcggtggctgcgcgatagctgtgaggaacgattgcaagaacctggtggaggaatttggctcgacgtcgtctagatgcgcctttgcacgactgcgggatcgcagaggacgtaaactctggatcgtaagtgctcacgcacctacggaaaccgctgaggacaacaataaggacgccttctatgatgaactcaatgcgttgatgtctaaaataccaagccagcaggtagtcattgtcggaatcgacgaaaatgcgaagatgggactcgaacagcaacccgatatgctaggaaaatggtattatccagcggagagtacgtcggacaacg aggaatcatcgacgccatcagctcacgtggcaggggtcaaccctttaaCGCCTGAGGAGCAGCGCAGgtggaagatgaggactcttaagcttcagcttgACTACGTTCTGgtgaggaacattcctcagtcagatatccgaaagtctagagctgtttggaacgtcgcgttcgaccctgaccaccgtccagttctcctcagcttcaagatacggcttcacaagagaaaccgaggagttcctcttcaaccgaaaatcgacatggcggaaacaaaatccacgtacaattctgtatgtgtcgcgcgcagcgctgatGACTTCagccaggaaaagcgtcttagaaggaagctgcgtcgtcaactgcaacaagaccgtgataacgagtggacgtcaagatcgatggagtttgagaaagCGTGGGAGGataggaacccgcggaaagcctatgctttactgaaacagtatagcggcaaaatgaaaagatgttctcctgtcctcaacaaTGCCAATGGAGTacctgtcggtgaagcaatccttccaatttggagagaacacttcaagaccttgctgaaccgactAGCACCGTcaactcctgaactcgaacacgttcatagaccgacgtatgcggttaacgaagagccaccgaccgagtcggaggttctagtctgtattcagaaaatgaagaatggaaaatctggtggagacgacgggattagcgcagaaatgctaaaatatcttcctccgtctgggattcgtgagatgacaaagatcatccgttcaatatggatagacgaaaggacacctgattcgtggaggcacgctatcataatttccctccacaagaagttatccgtcacggaccccaggaattatcgaggaatctctttgctgcgtgttatgtacaaggtattggagcgcattatcctggaccgactcattaaaaatcgcgaagaaacaacgcgcgacgagcaagctggctttcgtcctggcccaTCTACGATTGaacaggtgttcatcgtcaagagagtgatcgaaatctgtgTACCTCCCCGTCTACTCCAATGTAGGCTACCTTATTCATGCCTGCTAGAAAGCTCAACAGATGGTAGCTAA
- a CDS encoding hypothetical protein (NECATOR_CHRX.G24346.T1) has protein sequence MRTLKLQLDYVLVRNIPQSDIRKSRAVWNVAFDPDHRPVLLSFKIRLHKRNRGVPLQPKIDMAETKSTYNSVCVARSADDFSQEKRLRRKLRRQLQQDRDNEWTSRSMEFEKAWEDRNPRKAYALLKQYSGKMKRCSPVLNNANGVPVGEAILPIWREHFKTLLNRLAPSTPELEHVHRPTYAVNEEPPTESEVLVCIQKMKNGKSGGDDGISAEMLKYLPPSGIREMTKIIRSIWIDERTPDSWRHAIIISLHKKLSVTDPRNYRGISLLRVMYKVLERIILDRLIKNREETTRDEQAGFRPGPSTIEQVFIVKRVIEICVPPRLLQCRLPYSCLLESSTDGS, from the coding sequence atgaggactcttaagcttcagcttgACTACGTTCTGgtgaggaacattcctcagtcagatatccgaaagtctagagctgtttggaacgtcgcgttcgaccctgaccaccgtccagttctcctcagcttcaagatacggcttcacaagagaaaccgaggagttcctcttcaaccgaaaatcgacatggcggaaacaaaatccacgtacaattctgtatgtgtcgcgcgcagcgctgatGACTTCagccaggaaaagcgtcttagaaggaagctgcgtcgtcaactgcaacaagaccgtgataacgagtggacgtcaagatcgatggagtttgagaaagCGTGGGAGGataggaacccgcggaaagcctatgctttactgaaacagtatagcggcaaaatgaaaagatgttctcctgtcctcaacaaTGCCAATGGAGTacctgtcggtgaagcaatccttccaatttggagagaacacttcaagaccttgctgaaccgactAGCACCGTcaactcctgaactcgaacacgttcatagaccgacgtatgcggttaacgaagagccaccgaccgagtcggaggttctagtctgtattcagaaaatgaagaatggaaaatctggtggagacgacgggattagcgcagaaatgctaaaatatcttcctccgtctgggattcgtgagatgacaaagatcatccgttcaatatggatagacgaaaggacacctgattcgtggaggcacgctatcataatttccctccacaagaagttatccgtcacggaccccaggaattatcgaggaatctctttgctgcgtgttatgtacaaggtattggagcgcattatcctggaccgactcattaaaaatcgcgaagaaacaacgcgcgacgagcaagctggctttcgtcctggcccaTCTACGATTGaacaggtgttcatcgtcaagagagtgatcgaaatctgtgTACCTCCCCGTCTACTCCAATGTAGGCTACCTTATTCATGCCTGCTAGAAAGCTCAACAGATGGTAGCTAA